In Ilumatobacter fluminis, the following proteins share a genomic window:
- a CDS encoding peptidylprolyl isomerase encodes MATPFPPFDGSAPKQQKFSEPPEMGIDPSKRYTANMSTSMGEIVIALDPIKAPKTVNNFVFLALNHYFDGIIFHRIINGFVCQGGDPTGTGRGGPGYRFEDELPKPGQYEIGSVAMANAGPDTNGSQFFLISGPSGAGLPPLYSLFGKIVKGLDVLEQMQSVKTGGGDKPVDDVIINSVTITQHDD; translated from the coding sequence ATGGCAACTCCGTTTCCTCCGTTCGATGGTTCCGCGCCCAAGCAGCAGAAGTTCTCCGAGCCGCCCGAGATGGGCATCGACCCCAGCAAGCGCTACACCGCGAACATGTCGACCTCGATGGGTGAGATCGTGATCGCCCTCGATCCGATCAAGGCGCCGAAGACGGTCAACAACTTCGTCTTCCTCGCGCTCAACCACTACTTCGACGGCATCATCTTCCACCGCATCATCAACGGCTTCGTGTGCCAGGGTGGCGACCCCACCGGCACCGGCCGCGGCGGCCCGGGCTACCGCTTCGAAGACGAGCTGCCCAAGCCCGGTCAGTACGAGATCGGCTCGGTCGCCATGGCCAACGCCGGCCCCGACACCAACGGCAGCCAGTTCTTCCTGATCTCGGGCCCGAGCGGCGCCGGCCTCCCGCCGCTGTACAGCCTGTTCGGCAAGATCGTGAAGGGCCTCGACGTGCTCGAGCAGATGCAGTCGGTCAAGACCGGCGGCGGCGACAAGCCCGTCGACGACGTCATCATCAACTCCGTCACCATCACCCAACACGACGACTGA
- a CDS encoding LLM class flavin-dependent oxidoreductase: MKHGISLPPFGELSDPVVVADLAVRAEQAGWDGVFVWDHVMRPADETEVIGSPTVSLAAIAQATSRVRFGAMVTPITRRRPQVFARETVSLDRLSGGRLIVGLGLGVDRGGELSAFGEVDEPREMGRRLDAGVEFLLGAWSGEYFSREEEPFAHGEVRFLPTPFQQPHPPIWFAARGTGKPVRRAARFGQGLDLIGLDRDGVDEAAAIVREHRGSLDGFDFVCPVDPGSDGAQWADSPVTWCMHEFASPPDVALVERVVADGPG, from the coding sequence GTGAAGCACGGCATCTCCCTCCCACCGTTCGGCGAGCTGAGCGACCCGGTGGTGGTCGCCGACCTCGCGGTGCGCGCCGAACAAGCGGGTTGGGACGGGGTGTTCGTGTGGGACCACGTCATGCGCCCGGCGGACGAGACCGAGGTGATCGGCAGTCCGACCGTCAGCCTGGCCGCGATCGCCCAGGCGACGTCGAGGGTCCGGTTCGGTGCGATGGTCACGCCGATCACGCGTCGGCGACCGCAGGTGTTCGCCCGTGAGACCGTGTCGCTCGACCGGCTGAGCGGCGGTCGGCTGATCGTCGGCCTCGGACTCGGCGTCGACCGTGGCGGCGAACTCTCGGCGTTCGGCGAGGTCGACGAGCCCCGCGAGATGGGACGTCGTCTCGACGCCGGTGTCGAGTTCCTCCTCGGCGCGTGGAGCGGCGAGTACTTCTCTCGCGAGGAGGAGCCGTTCGCCCACGGTGAAGTGCGGTTCCTGCCGACACCGTTCCAGCAGCCCCACCCGCCGATCTGGTTCGCGGCGCGGGGCACGGGCAAGCCGGTTCGGCGTGCCGCTCGGTTCGGGCAGGGGCTCGACCTGATCGGCCTCGACCGCGACGGTGTCGACGAGGCGGCGGCGATCGTGCGGGAGCATCGCGGCAGCCTCGACGGGTTCGACTTCGTGTGCCCGGTCGATCCCGGCTCCGACGGCGCCCAGTGGGCCGACTCCCCCGTCACTTGGTGCATGCACGAGTTCGCCTCACCGCCCGACGTCGCCCTCGTCGAGCGGGTCGTCGCGGACGGCCCCGGCTGA
- a CDS encoding response regulator yields MSEAVGDGVLRLVVVDDHPVFRMGMVALLASLDGFEVVGEADDLRGSIDTVVELRPDVVLMDLNLGEESGVVATREIVARCPEVGVLVVTMLDDDDNVLAALRAGARGYVLKGAGPTEIERAVRAVAAGELLLSPGVAARALPHLAGTRARARVFPQLTDRERDVLELVAQGLDNLTIARRLGLSDKTVRNNLSNVLNKLGVADRGAAIARARDAGLGHHP; encoded by the coding sequence GTGAGCGAGGCGGTGGGTGACGGCGTGCTCCGGCTCGTGGTCGTGGACGACCATCCGGTGTTCCGGATGGGCATGGTCGCGCTGCTCGCCTCGCTCGACGGGTTCGAGGTCGTGGGCGAGGCCGACGATCTGCGCGGTTCGATCGACACCGTCGTCGAGCTCCGGCCCGATGTCGTCCTGATGGATCTCAACCTGGGCGAGGAGTCGGGCGTCGTCGCGACGCGCGAGATCGTGGCCCGCTGTCCCGAGGTCGGGGTCCTGGTCGTGACCATGCTCGACGATGACGACAACGTGCTCGCTGCGCTTCGGGCCGGCGCTCGCGGATACGTGTTGAAGGGGGCCGGACCGACCGAGATCGAGCGGGCGGTGCGGGCGGTCGCCGCCGGCGAGTTGTTGCTGTCGCCGGGCGTGGCGGCCCGTGCGCTGCCGCACCTGGCGGGGACCCGGGCCCGCGCCCGGGTGTTCCCGCAGCTGACCGACCGAGAGCGCGACGTGCTCGAACTGGTGGCGCAGGGGCTCGACAACCTGACGATCGCCCGGCGTCTCGGGCTGAGCGACAAGACCGTGCGGAACAACCTGTCGAACGTCCTCAACAAGCTCGGCGTCGCCGACCGCGGCGCCGCCATCGCCCGAGCCCGCGACGCCGGCCTCGGCCACCACCCCTGA
- a CDS encoding asparaginase, whose amino-acid sequence MTIADAFVPVAITDRSGVDESCHFGAVVVLDPDGDVAFCAGDHDVEIYPRSSMKPAQADAMLGGGWTGTPEQLALACASHDGSPVHLEVVRSILADAGLDESALGNTPDWPLEQSAAEAVIAAGAHRTALFMNCSGKHATMVATCLINDWPTEGYLHPDHPLQLLITSRVEQLMGTVAHIGIDGCGAPAHVVSLSGLARSFATLAHDRGEVWDAMHRFPELVGGPDRASARLVAQLPDAMAKEGAEGVFAAGLPDGTAVAVKIADGAARAAGVVAASALAAVGHDVDAVAIGDPIKGHGRSVGQLRPLVGGG is encoded by the coding sequence ATGACCATCGCCGACGCCTTCGTCCCCGTTGCCATCACCGACCGTTCGGGTGTCGACGAGTCGTGCCACTTCGGCGCGGTCGTCGTGCTCGACCCCGACGGCGACGTCGCGTTCTGCGCGGGTGATCACGACGTCGAGATCTACCCGCGCTCGTCGATGAAGCCGGCCCAGGCCGACGCCATGCTCGGCGGTGGCTGGACCGGCACCCCCGAGCAGCTCGCTCTTGCGTGCGCCAGCCACGACGGTTCGCCGGTGCATCTCGAGGTGGTGCGCAGCATCCTCGCCGACGCGGGGCTCGACGAGTCGGCGCTCGGCAACACGCCCGACTGGCCGCTCGAACAGAGTGCCGCCGAGGCGGTCATCGCCGCCGGCGCGCATCGAACGGCGCTGTTCATGAACTGCTCGGGCAAGCACGCCACGATGGTGGCGACGTGCCTCATCAACGACTGGCCGACCGAGGGCTATCTGCACCCCGACCATCCACTCCAGCTGCTGATCACTTCACGCGTCGAGCAACTGATGGGAACGGTCGCCCACATCGGCATCGACGGGTGCGGTGCCCCGGCCCACGTCGTGTCGCTCTCCGGTCTCGCCCGCTCGTTCGCCACCCTCGCCCACGACCGCGGCGAGGTGTGGGACGCCATGCACCGCTTCCCCGAACTCGTCGGTGGCCCCGACCGGGCGTCGGCCCGTCTCGTCGCCCAGCTGCCCGACGCCATGGCCAAGGAGGGTGCCGAGGGTGTCTTTGCCGCGGGTCTGCCCGACGGCACCGCGGTCGCGGTCAAGATCGCCGACGGTGCCGCACGCGCCGCCGGCGTCGTCGCGGCTTCGGCGCTCGCGGCTGTCGGCCACGACGTCGATGCCGTTGCGATCGGCGATCCGATCAAGGGGCACGGACGGTCGGTCGGCCAGCTCCGTCCACTCGTCGGCGGAGGCTGA
- a CDS encoding winged helix-turn-helix domain-containing protein encodes MGRERLSASQARRVALGAQGFAERRPAGRVDRRHLRKVLDRVGLIQIDSVNVLCRSQEIPLFARLGPHPRTLIDDATADGELFEYWVHEASHVPTAHHHLYRWSMQHPRRWGGFKRFVTERADFIEQIYDQVVERGPLLASDLSTRVGKKESWWDYDDAKVALEVLFDFGRVAAVRRPNDFARVYDIAERVIPAEVLATPTPTEHDARKALVELAASYYGVAALNDLADYHRQRQSDIRELVAELVEEGRLVPVDVEGWNRPGFLHADAPIPRRIPNRALLSPFDPVVWYRDRAERLFGFHYRIEIYTPAPKRKFGYYVLPFLLGDDLVARVDLKADRPNRTLLVQSAWGEPGIPEVEVAHELAGELASMAGWLGLESVTVVGGGDLSPALATEVASTPVAAPL; translated from the coding sequence ATGGGGCGTGAGCGGTTGTCGGCGTCGCAGGCGCGGCGGGTGGCGCTGGGGGCGCAAGGGTTCGCCGAGCGGCGACCGGCCGGGCGCGTCGATCGGCGACACCTCCGCAAGGTGCTCGACCGGGTCGGCCTGATCCAGATCGACTCCGTCAACGTCCTGTGCCGCAGCCAGGAGATCCCCCTGTTCGCCCGGCTCGGCCCGCACCCGCGCACCCTCATCGACGACGCCACCGCCGACGGTGAGCTGTTCGAGTACTGGGTCCACGAGGCGAGCCACGTCCCGACCGCACACCACCACCTGTACCGCTGGTCGATGCAACACCCCCGGCGATGGGGTGGCTTCAAACGGTTCGTCACCGAGCGCGCCGACTTCATCGAGCAGATCTACGACCAGGTCGTCGAACGCGGCCCACTGCTCGCCAGCGATCTCAGCACCCGCGTCGGCAAGAAGGAATCGTGGTGGGACTACGACGACGCCAAAGTGGCGCTCGAAGTCCTGTTCGATTTCGGCCGCGTCGCCGCCGTCCGCCGGCCCAACGACTTCGCCCGCGTGTACGACATCGCCGAACGGGTCATCCCCGCCGAGGTCCTCGCCACGCCCACCCCGACCGAGCACGACGCCCGCAAGGCGCTGGTCGAACTGGCCGCTTCGTACTACGGCGTGGCTGCCCTCAACGATCTCGCCGACTACCACCGGCAGCGCCAGAGCGACATCCGCGAGCTGGTCGCCGAACTCGTCGAGGAAGGCCGTCTCGTCCCCGTCGACGTCGAGGGCTGGAACCGCCCCGGCTTCCTGCACGCCGACGCACCGATCCCGCGGCGCATCCCGAACCGGGCCCTGCTCAGCCCGTTCGATCCCGTCGTCTGGTACCGAGACCGCGCCGAGCGCCTGTTCGGCTTCCACTATCGGATCGAGATCTACACCCCGGCGCCGAAGCGCAAGTTCGGCTACTACGTGCTGCCGTTCCTGCTCGGCGACGACCTGGTGGCACGCGTCGACCTGAAGGCCGACCGTCCGAACCGCACCCTGCTCGTGCAGAGCGCGTGGGGCGAGCCCGGCATCCCCGAGGTCGAGGTCGCCCACGAGCTGGCCGGAGAGCTGGCGTCGATGGCGGGCTGGTTGGGGCTCGAATCGGTCACCGTCGTCGGCGGTGGCGACCTGAGCCCGGCCCTCGCGACCGAGGTCGCGTCGACCCCGGTCGCCGCCCCGCTCTGA
- a CDS encoding AI-2E family transporter yields the protein MTDDADGPDERSPDGGVSSDDTFEPTYGITVPPASDSSVPGWVIRAIILFWLGFLAVAVAGHLWSQLQGLTLLLLISLFLALAIEPGVNRLARRGWRRGSATASIMLGFLLLTAVFVGAIGTLVGTQLVDLLNNSEDYITDSVDRVNDLFGTELDAQEIVDEFNDPDGRVQQFIDAQQDNAIELSLQALNGLLAFFSILLFTYYLVADGPRFRRSICSRLRPDRQRQVLAAWELAINKTGGYLYSRLLLALLSAFFHWIVFQAAAIQAPIPLALWVGLVSQFLPVVGTYIAGVLPVLITFLDSPVKAAIVLGFIIVYQQVENYFFAPRITARTMELHPAVAFGSALAGFSLLGAAGAVLALPAAAMLQAIIGGWGQRHEVIESQLTEMRLPGRPPRTGDST from the coding sequence GTGACCGATGACGCCGACGGCCCCGATGAACGGAGTCCTGACGGCGGCGTGTCGAGCGACGACACGTTCGAGCCCACGTACGGCATCACCGTCCCGCCCGCCAGCGACAGCAGCGTGCCCGGATGGGTCATCCGAGCGATCATCCTGTTCTGGCTCGGCTTCCTCGCCGTGGCGGTCGCCGGTCACCTGTGGAGCCAGCTGCAGGGGCTCACGCTGCTCCTGCTCATCTCGCTGTTCCTCGCTCTTGCGATCGAACCCGGCGTCAATCGCCTCGCCCGGCGCGGCTGGCGGCGCGGGAGTGCGACCGCCTCGATCATGCTCGGCTTCCTGCTGCTCACCGCCGTGTTCGTCGGCGCGATCGGCACCCTCGTCGGCACCCAGCTGGTCGACCTGCTCAACAACTCCGAGGACTACATCACCGACTCCGTCGACCGGGTGAACGACCTGTTCGGCACCGAACTCGACGCGCAGGAGATCGTCGACGAGTTCAACGACCCCGACGGCCGGGTGCAGCAGTTCATCGACGCCCAACAGGACAACGCGATCGAACTGTCGCTCCAGGCCCTCAACGGCCTGCTCGCGTTCTTCTCGATCCTGCTGTTCACGTATTACCTCGTCGCCGACGGCCCGCGCTTCCGGCGATCGATCTGCTCGCGTCTGCGCCCCGACCGGCAGCGGCAGGTGCTCGCAGCGTGGGAACTGGCGATCAACAAGACCGGCGGCTACCTCTACTCCCGGCTGCTGCTCGCCCTCCTGTCGGCGTTCTTCCACTGGATCGTGTTCCAGGCCGCGGCCATCCAGGCGCCGATCCCGTTGGCGCTGTGGGTCGGCCTGGTCAGCCAGTTCCTGCCGGTCGTCGGCACGTACATCGCCGGCGTGTTGCCGGTGTTGATCACGTTCCTCGACTCGCCGGTGAAGGCAGCGATCGTGCTGGGATTCATCATCGTGTACCAGCAGGTCGAGAACTACTTCTTCGCTCCCCGCATCACCGCCCGCACGATGGAGCTGCATCCGGCCGTCGCGTTCGGATCGGCGCTGGCCGGCTTCTCACTGCTCGGCGCCGCGGGGGCGGTGCTCGCGTTACCCGCGGCAGCGATGTTGCAGGCCATCATCGGGGGATGGGGCCAGCGTCACGAAGTGATCGAGAGTCAGCTGACCGAGATGCGATTACCCGGGCGACCACCGCGCACGGGTGATTCGACATGA
- a CDS encoding sensor histidine kinase — protein MTRAAEPRREPAPVEHDGHPVVATVLLVATYLIAALAIGLYAAVQPPWHVGQWYFLVDLADAIVYGAVGWVLLTRVDRPVVWIVVVTALGGAVAAASSQWTQFQPDHPDLPTLALFSSAQSWAWIPGTLGMILVAPWLVRRRPLDVVGKIGIAAGTAVTVGFVLERWTDPYPWPDGPSVMPLAVESEWWVDQLDWIERGFMIAIVVVGLAAAADVARRWRRLDGLDERRGLGWLAVGGALMTLAFLPLALPAAWIEPLPVWTTPLLHLVSQLFFPAALLVAVLGQRLWGVRIAVSRAVGWSLLTATLLFAYVATVAAIGLLLPDLTAGVGRVVAAALVAAAVEPVRRWVQRRVDRLVHGDAHEPLNAVARIGGRLTSPRDPELLLSSLLEGVVESLRLAGAAIDVTADGHPGTLTVGTVGDPDDVALPLLVDDELVGALTVSPRPGERLDQRTRRALDSLLPTLAVAALLAVKVGELAESRSRLMTARDEERRAIRRELHDGFGPALAGIGYGLSAVRNLIRTDPDRALELLDRLGNEIDARVEDVRTLARDLVPPVLIELGLVAALQELAARHRASGVSFVVDTDQQLDVPTAMATTLYGLIAEAVRNVVRHADASRCTITVRSDGSTIVAEVRDDGVGFDDTTVSGVGLQSMRERASSLGGSLAIDHPLGGGSVVRVAVPLRSGRVTT, from the coding sequence ATGACCCGCGCCGCTGAGCCCCGGCGCGAGCCCGCCCCGGTCGAGCACGACGGTCATCCGGTCGTCGCCACCGTGTTGTTGGTCGCCACCTACCTGATCGCGGCGCTGGCGATCGGGCTGTACGCGGCGGTGCAGCCGCCGTGGCACGTCGGCCAGTGGTACTTCCTCGTCGACCTGGCCGACGCGATCGTCTACGGAGCCGTGGGCTGGGTGCTGCTGACCCGGGTCGATCGCCCGGTCGTGTGGATCGTCGTGGTCACCGCGCTCGGCGGGGCGGTGGCCGCGGCATCGTCCCAGTGGACACAGTTCCAGCCCGACCATCCCGACCTGCCGACGCTCGCTCTGTTCTCGTCGGCGCAGAGCTGGGCGTGGATCCCCGGCACGCTGGGCATGATCCTGGTCGCGCCATGGCTCGTCCGTCGCCGACCACTCGACGTCGTCGGGAAGATCGGGATCGCAGCCGGCACGGCGGTGACGGTCGGCTTCGTGCTCGAGCGGTGGACCGACCCGTATCCGTGGCCCGACGGCCCGTCGGTGATGCCGCTCGCGGTCGAGAGCGAGTGGTGGGTCGATCAGCTCGACTGGATCGAACGCGGCTTCATGATCGCGATCGTGGTCGTCGGCCTGGCCGCGGCGGCGGACGTCGCCCGGCGTTGGCGTCGGCTCGACGGGCTCGACGAGCGGCGGGGTCTCGGGTGGCTCGCCGTGGGTGGGGCGCTGATGACGTTGGCGTTCCTCCCGCTCGCCTTGCCTGCGGCGTGGATCGAGCCGCTCCCGGTGTGGACGACGCCGTTGCTGCACCTCGTGTCGCAACTGTTCTTCCCGGCCGCGCTGCTGGTGGCCGTGCTCGGGCAGCGCCTGTGGGGTGTCCGCATCGCCGTCAGCCGGGCCGTCGGCTGGTCGCTGCTCACCGCCACCTTGTTGTTCGCCTACGTCGCCACCGTCGCGGCGATCGGGTTGCTGCTGCCCGACCTGACGGCGGGGGTCGGACGGGTCGTCGCCGCTGCGCTGGTCGCCGCCGCGGTCGAACCGGTGCGCCGGTGGGTGCAGCGGCGTGTCGACCGCCTCGTCCACGGCGACGCGCACGAACCGCTCAACGCGGTCGCTCGGATCGGTGGCCGCCTGACGTCGCCGCGCGACCCGGAGCTGCTGTTGTCGAGCCTGCTCGAGGGCGTGGTCGAATCGTTGCGACTGGCGGGCGCGGCGATCGACGTGACGGCGGACGGCCACCCGGGCACCCTCACCGTCGGCACGGTCGGTGATCCCGACGACGTCGCCTTGCCGTTATTGGTCGACGACGAGTTGGTGGGCGCGTTGACCGTCAGCCCGCGTCCGGGCGAGCGCCTCGACCAGCGGACCCGTCGAGCGCTCGACTCGCTCCTGCCGACACTCGCCGTCGCCGCACTGTTGGCCGTGAAGGTCGGAGAGCTCGCCGAGTCGCGCTCCCGGCTGATGACCGCGCGTGACGAGGAACGGCGGGCGATCCGACGTGAGCTGCACGACGGGTTCGGTCCGGCACTCGCCGGCATCGGCTACGGGCTGAGCGCCGTGCGGAACCTGATCCGCACCGATCCGGACCGGGCGCTCGAGCTGCTCGATCGGCTGGGCAACGAGATCGACGCCCGGGTCGAGGACGTCCGAACCCTCGCGCGCGACCTCGTCCCGCCGGTGCTGATCGAACTCGGGTTGGTCGCCGCACTGCAGGAGCTGGCGGCGCGTCATCGTGCGAGCGGGGTCAGCTTCGTCGTCGACACCGACCAGCAGCTCGACGTGCCGACCGCGATGGCCACCACCCTCTACGGGCTGATCGCCGAGGCCGTGCGCAACGTGGTGCGCCACGCCGACGCGTCCCGGTGCACGATCACGGTTCGGTCCGACGGCTCGACGATCGTCGCCGAAGTACGCGACGACGGCGTCGGGTTCGACGACACCACCGTCAGCGGTGTCGGGCTGCAGTCGATGCGCGAACGGGCGTCGTCGCTCGGCGGATCGCTGGCCATCGACCATCCGCTCGGCGGCGGATCGGTCGTGCGGGTCGCCGTGCCGCTCCGGTCAGGGCGGGTGACGACGTGA